Part of the Candidatus Moraniibacteriota bacterium genome is shown below.
AGCTCATTGTTTCTTATCCGCCGAACTTTGTTCCAGAGGGGAATGCCAGTATCTTCCGAAATGATGCCTCGTCGAGCATTGTGACGCTCGGAGATATCGCTCCTTTTGGAAAAAACAGCCTTGATTTTTCAGGGAAATTCTACGGATCCAAGGATTCGATTGCGTATATTCGCGCCGAGCTTCGTTATCGACCGAGCAATGTGCAGAGTCGATTTTCTGTATCAGGACAGAAAAGCGTCAATTTGCGGAGCGCTTCTCTTGCTGTCGAATTGGAGGCTCCGCTTTCGGTGTCGCCTTCGGGGGAAGTGACATATCTGGTAAATTATGAAAATACGAGTGATGCGACACTTGCGAATGTTCGTATGAAGGCAACGCTTCCGTCGGGCTTTTCCTTGAAAGATGCTGATCCGAAACCATCGGAGGGAGAAGTCGTATGGTATCTCGGGAGTATTGCTTCGGGCGAACGAGGGAAAATTCGCCTCACAGGGAATATGAATGGTGTGCCTAACGAGACCAAAACGGTACGGGTTGAATTTGGTACTTTCCAAGGAGACAACACCTTTTTTTCCTACAGCAATGCCGAACGAACGACGCGCATTGTGTCAGCGCCTTTTAGTATTCGACAATCTTTGAATGGTGCAGTACCGAAGGCGGTGAATCCTGGCGATCTTCTCAGATATACAATAGCGTATCGCAACGACAGTGAAATAGCGCTTCGGGAGGTAATCGTCACTGTGGAATTGGAAGGGGACGCGTTGGACTTTTCTCGGCTTCGTCCGGAGAAAGGCGCTTATGATAGTCTCCGAAAGGTGATTACGTGGAAGGCATCCGATGTAAAACAGCTTGGAAATCTCGTGCCGAATGCCTCAGGCGAAATCGAATTCAATGTGCCAGTTCGAGATGACCTGGTGCCGCAGAGTACTCTGACAAAAGATTTCCAAATAAAGACGACGGCAAAAATTGAAAGTCCTGATGTCCCCAATCCTGCAGGTGCCAACAAAATCATTGCAACAGACACCATGTGGGCGAAAGTAAATTCGCGCCTTCTTCTGGAAACAGCTGGGTATTACAACGACGGAGCGCTCCCGAATACCGGACCGATTCCTCCGAGAGTGGGTCAAAATACGACCTATACACTGCATTGGTCGCTTTCGAATACGACCAATAATGTGACAAATGCAGAGGTGTCGGCAGATCTTCCAACAGGCGTCACGTGGACGGGGAATACGTTTCCAGATGCAGAAAAAATTTCCTACAATGAACGAACTAATAAGATTGTGTGGAATGTCGGCAGTCTTGGTGTGGGCGAGGGCATATTCTCACCGAAGCGCACGGTTGCTTTCCAGGTATCGATTCGCCCGGAAGTGAATCAACTCAATATATCGCCGACATTGCTTGAAGTATCGTCAGCAAAAGCAACAGACGTCTTTACGAATGAGACGATTCAGTCGGGAACATCAGAAAAAACAATAGGTCTCCGTGAGGATGCATCTCTTCCGCCAAATGGCTACAAGGTGGTGGGAGAATAGCTCATTGTGTCGAATTTCTCTTGACCATGTTTTTTGTTTTGGGTAGGGTAGAGACATGGATTCGCATTTCGAGATTTTGCAGACAGATGGATCTGAGCGAAGAGGTCAGATTTATACGGCACACGGCGTTTTGGAGACGCCGTTTTTTATGCCGGACGCGACGCGGGCAACGGTTCGCGGTATTGAGCCGGGAGCGATTGTTGATTCCGGTATCGAGGCGCTCGTCGTGAATACCTATCATCTCTTGCTTCGTCCGGGGTCGGAGCATATCTCTCGTTTGGGCGGGGTGCATGAGTTTATGCGATGGAATGCGCCGATACTTTCCGATTCCGGAGGGTACCAGGTGTATTCATTGATACATCGACATCCGGAATGTGGCTCGGTATCCGAAGAAGGCGCGCTTTTCCGCTCGCCCATCGATGGCTCGAAACACCTGCTCACTCCCGAGCGCGCTATAGACATCCAGTTCGATCTTGGCGTTGATATGATGGTGTGTCTCGACGATCCTCGCCCCAATGATGCCTCGAATGCGGAAGCTACCCTCGCTGTTGAGCGCACGCTTCGCTGGGCAGACCGATGCAAGGTGCGCTATGAAGAGCGTCTGGCGCAAGAGAAGGAGGAGGGTGACAAGAAGCAAAGACCGCTTCTCTTCTCGGTTGTTCAAGGTGGTATGGATATGACACTTCGACGACACTGTGCTGAGGCGCTTGCGGCGATTGGTTTTGATGGATACGGTTTCGGTGCGAGGCATCTTGATATGGAAGGGAATTTTCTCGAGGACGTGCTTCGCGAGACGGCCGCATGTATTCCAGTGAGCGCGCTTCGATTTGCGCTTGGTATCGGGACACCGAGAGATATTGTGCGCTCTCATGCTCTCGGTTGGGATATGTTCGATTGTGTGATTCCGACACGAGAGGGACGGCATGGGAGAGCATTCCTTCGCCATGCCGAGTGTGATATTCGAGACGAGTCTTTCTATGAAGTCGCCAATGTGACGAGTGAGCGATTTCGAGACGATGCTACTGTGCTCGATGAGGCATGTGATTGTTTGGCGTGCGCCGGAGGTTTCTCCCGAGCCTATATCCGGCATCTCTTTGCAACCGGCGAAGTGCTCGGGTCGCGACTCCTCTCGCTTCACAATCTTCGGTTCTACGCCACACTCATGGATGAACTGCGCGGACGAGATGTAAAGGCGGGAAAAGTTGCTTCTTGAAACGAAATTTGTCGAGTATATGCGCATTTGACAAATTTTGGCGGGGAGTTTATACTCTTAGGAAAGTCAGGAGAAAGGCGGACTCTTAGGGAATCATGATTGTGGACAGAAGCCCCTGGGATTCGCGTGGAGTGGTTCGGTTTCCGAACCAAAGAGGAAAAGATTGCCATGCAGGAAGAGGGAAGATATGATAGGAAGAGAAAGTGTACGAAGGGTCTTTTTCAAGCGAATGTCAACGCTTCTGTCTCGGAGATATAACAATTCATTGTAAGCGAGTCTAACTTCTCATCCGCTGCCGTCTTTCGGGAGAATTTTTTGTTCTTCTGCGAGGCGAGAGAAAGGATGAGCGTCTTTCTATGCCCAAAAAAGAAGAGGTCAGAAAAGAGGAGAAAGTGCTGAAGATTCGCGATTCGTTTCGATCGGGTTCATCTCTTTCGACACGGAAGTTCTTCAAGCGACGCATCATGGTGTCGCTTCCCAATCTTATCGATGTTTTGACAAGCTCGTACACGTGGTTTTGGGACAAGGGCTTCAAAGAATTGCTTGAAGAAGTAAATCCTATCCGCGACTTTACCAACAAAGATCTCGAGCTTCGTCTCGGTGAATACTATCTCGATGAGCCGAAATATGACGAAGTGACCGCCAAGGCAAAGAATATTTCCTATGAAGCGCCACTTCGTGCCAAGGCGACGCTTACCTTCAAGAAAACGGGCGAAGTGAAAGACCAAGAAATTTATCTTGGCGAATTCCCTATCATGACCGATCGGGGAACTTTTATCATAAATGGCGTTGAGCGCGTGGTCGTGAGTCAGCTTATCCGCTCTCCAGGCGCGTTCTTTACGATGAATTATCAGAAGGGCAAGAAGCTCTTTGGTGCGAAGATTATTCCAAATCGCGGCGCCTGGCTCGAACTCGAAACCGATCTCGATGGGGTTATCTCTGCGAAAATAGACCGGAAGCGAAAGGTGCCAGTGACAGCGCTCCTGAAAGCATTTGGCTGCGGGAATGATGCGACGCTACGTGAACTGTTTGCAGGAACCGATACTGGAGAAACGCACTATATCGAGGAAACACTCTCCAAGGATCCAACACGGACACAGGGTGAAGGCTACAAGGAAGTCTACAAACGACTTCGTCCGGGTGACCTCGCAACTGAAGAGAACGCGAAGCAAATGATTGACTCGATGTTCTTCAACTATGAACGCTACGACTTTGGAAGTGTCGGGCGATATCGTCTCAATCAGCGACTCGAAACCAATCGTGAAGATCTCGAGGCAAATCGCGTCCTCAATGTTGATGACCTCGTCCTTATTATTCGCGAAATTATCAGGCTCAACAATGATCCGGAAGCGCGACCGGATGATATCGACCACCTCGGCAATCGTCGCGTGCGCGCTGTCGGTGAGCTCATTCAGAACAAATTACGTGTCGGACTCTACCGCATGGTGAGGAATATCAAGGATCGCATGAGTACCTGTGATGTCGAGACCGTCATCCCGGGACAGCTCATCAATCCGCGTCCGGTTGCGGCGGCAGTGAAGGAATTTTTCTCGAGTTCTCAGCTCTCGCAGTTCATGGATCAGGTGAATCCTCTCGCAGAGCTTGAACACAAGCGACGACTCTCAGCGATGGGTCCGGGCGGACTCACTCGTGAGCGCGCGAGCTTTGAAGTGCGCGATGTTCACTCGTCGCACTATGGACGTATTTGTCCGGTGGAAACGCCGGAAGGTCCGAATATTGGACTCGTAGGTCATATGGCGACCTATGCACGCGTCAATGAATACGGATTCCTCGAGACACCGTATCTGCGCATTCAGAAAGATGTCTCAGTTGAGAATCCAAAAGAGCTTGAGGGAAGAATTCTCAATGAGTCGATAGCAGGAAGTGAAGTAGGTACACTGATTGATGAAGCGCTTGCCGGGAAAATTGCCAAAGAGCGAAAGACTGGAACGATTCGCGTGAAGCCATTTATTACACTCACGATTGATTATCTCAATGCCATTGTCGAAGATCGAAAAATTATCGCACATGCTGGTATCGATACCGATGAAAAGAACAATATCATAGAACCGCTTGTCGAGGCGCGTGTGAATGGCCACCCGGAAATGATTGAGACGGAGCGCATCGACTATGTAGACGTTTCTGTGAAGCAGTGTATTTCTGTAGCAACATCACTCATTCCATTTTTGGAACACGACGATGCAAACCGCGCTCTCATGGGTTCGAACATGCAACGTCAGGCTGTGTCTTGTGTGGTGCCAGATGCGCCACTTGTTGGAACAGGCATTGAGGACAAGGCAGCAGCAGATTCCGGACAGGTGATACTCGCTCGGCAGGATGGCGAAGTGATTGAAGTGGATGCGAGCCATGTTGTTGTGCGCGAAGAGGCGCCGGTCGGCTCGAAGAAAGCGCATTTTGATCGCTCCTACACACTCAAGAGTTTTGCGAAGTCAAACAATTTCACGAGCATGAACCAGGTGCCGCGCGTTGTGAAGGGGCAATCCCTCAAGCAAGGTGACCTCATTGCCGATGGCGCCTCGACTGATCGTGGTGAATTGGCGCTCGGGCAAAATGTCGTTGTTGCCTTCGTGCCATGGCAGGGATACAACTTCGAAGATGCGATTATCATGTCGGAGCGATTGCTTCATGAAGATCGCTATAGTTCTATTCATATCGAAGACTTTTCGCTTGATGTGCGAGATACAAAGCTTGGTCCCGAAGTCGTGACGCGCGATATTCCCAATATCGGTGAAGACCGTCTCAAGAACCTCGATGAACAGGGTATCATCCGTATCGGTGCCGAAGTGTCTTCGGGCGATATTCTGGTTGGAAAAATTTCTCCGAAAGGTGAAGGTGACCTGACGGCAGAAGAGCGACTTCTTCGCGTGATATTCGGTGAGAAGTCGCGTGATGTGAAGGATTCTTCGCTCTATCTCCCGCACGGCGAACGTGGCAAGGTGGTTGATGTAAAAATCTTTTCCCGAGAACAGGGCGACAAACTTTCCATGGGCGTGTTCCAACAGGTGCAGGTCTCAGTGGCACAACTTCGCAAGGTCTCAGTGGGAGACAAGTTCGCTGGTCGTCATGGAAACAAGGGTGTGGTTTCTCGCATTGCGCCGATTGAAGATATGCCATACCTCGAAGATGGGACACCGGTTGATATGATTTTGAATCCGCTTGGTGTGGCGAGCCGTATGAATATCGGACAGATCTTGGAAACGCATCTCGGATGGGCGGCAAAGAAACTTGGGTATACTGTGGCAACTCCGGCGCTCGATGGTGCGACGGAGATAGATATCAAGACCGAGCTTCGCAAGGCGGGACTTCCCGAAAACGGCAAGGTTCGACTTCGCGATGGGAAGTCGGGAGAATATTTCGACAATGAATCGACGGTTGGCGTCATGTATGTCATGAAACTCAATCACCTCATCGATGACAAACTTCACATGCGTTCTATCGGACCGTACTCCTTGATTACTCAGCAGCCATTGGGCGGCAAGGCGCAGTTTGGCGGACAGCGCTTCGGAGAAATGGAAGTGTGGGCGCTCGAAGGATATGGTGCCGCGCATACACTTCAGGAAATGCTCACGATCAAATCAGACGATGTACTTGGTCGATCGAAAGCGTACGAATCTATCATCAAGGGCGAGCCTATCAAGAGTCCGAATATCCCCGCGTCATTCCATGTTTTGGTCAATGAATTGAAAGGTCTGTGTCTCAATGTTGAATTGGTTGGCGCAAAGCCGATAGTGTCCGAAGAGGATGACCATTCATAAGTGAAGGAACATCTCGATACGTACAAAAGAAAGAATCCATCGAGATGAATTGTTGAGTCGACACTGATAAAAAATACGCAATTTCGTATTCTTCAACTCTAATTTTCCCAACACTATGATGGAAGAAACTGGTACCACTAAAGTGAGTGATTTCGAGAGCGTTCGCCTGACGCTCGCTTCTCCCGAGCAAATGCTCGAGTGGTCGAGCGGGGAGGTGACGAAGCCCGAAACGATTAACTATCGCACGCAGCGCTACGAACTCGACGGACTCTTCTGCGAGAAGATTTTTGGTCCGTCGAAGGACTGGGAGTGTTATTGTGGCAAGTATAAACGCGTGCGCTATAAGGGTATTGTCTGCGACAAGTGTGGCGTCGAGGTGACACGATCAGTAGTGCGCCGTGAGCGAATGGGGCATATCAAACTTGCCGCACCGGTTTCGCATATCTGGTTTTTGCGCGGTGTGCCGTCGAAAATCGGCTTGGCGCTCGGACTCTCTCCGCAGGAAGTGGAGAAAGTCGTGTATTTCTCTTCATACATTGTCACTTCTGTCAACGAGGAAGCGCGAGAACAAGCAATCAATCAATTGGAGCGCGAGTACAAATCGAAGCAGGGTGATGTTCGAGAGGAATCTGGTACCACGAAGCATGTCGAAGAGGGACTTGATACGCTGAAGGATCAGTATCGCACCGCAAAAGAAGATATCAAGAGCATCGAACTCTTCCGGGTCTTGTCCGAAGTCGAGTATTTCAATCTTTCGACGCGATTCGGGCAGATGTTCACGGCGGGTATTGGCGCCGAGGCTATCCGAAAGGTATTGGAACAACTCGATATCGATCAGACGCTTGAGAGATTGAAAGAGGAACTCGAGGCGAATGGCATGAATGATGAGAAGAAAACACTTCAGCGACTGAAGCTCTTCCAGGGATTCAAAAAAGCAGGATTGAAACTCGAATGGATGCTTCCGACGATGATTCCGGTTATTCCACCAGACCTTCGTCCGATGGTGGCGCTTGATGGAGGACGCTTTGCGACGTCCGATTTGAATGATCTCTATCGTCGTATTATCAATCGCAATAATCGTCTTCGGAGACTCCTCTCAATTAATGCGCCCGAAGTTATTACGCGCAATGAGAAGCGTATGCTTCAGGAGGCGGTCGACGCGCTCTTCGACAATAGCGCACGACGCGGTCAGGCATCGACAGCCGCCTCGACTGGACAACGGCGACCACTTCGCTCGCTCGCCGATGCGCTCAAGGGAAAGCAAGGGCGATTCCGACAGAACCTTTTGGGAAAGCGTGTCGATTATTCCGGTCGGTCAGTTATTGTCGTGGGTCCACAGCTCAAGTTGCACCAGGCGGGATTGCCGAAGAAAATGGCACTCGAGCTCTTCAAGCCTTTCATCATTCACAAAATGATTGAGAAGGAATATGCCCACAATGTTCGTACTGCCGGGCGTATGGTGGACGCGGAGACCGAAGAAGCCTATGAAATCTTGGATGAGATTATCGAGCATCACTATGTGCTCTTGAACCGCGCTCCGACACTGCACCGATTGTCTATTCAGGCATTCCAACCAGTCTTGATTGAAGGAAAGGCGATTCGTCTTCATCCGCTTGTTTGTTCGGCGTTCAATGCAGACTTCGATGGTGACCAGATGGCTGTGCATGTTCCGTTAACCGATGAGGCCCGTGCAGAAAGTGCCAATCTCATGTTGTCGTCAAAGAATCTCTTGAAGCCGGCATCCGGTGAACCAGTCGTGACGCCATCGCTTGATATGGTGCTCGGTATTTACTACTTGACGCACATCAAGAACGGCGCAAAGGGCGAGGGGAAGATATTGGGTTCCATGAAAGAAGGTGTCTATCTCTATGACTCTGGATTGGCAGATGCGAATGCTCGCGTGAAGCTCTTGTTTAATGATGAAATCATCGAGACTTCAATTGGGCGAATTCTTCTGAATGATATTTTGCCGAAGTCGCTTCAATTTGTGAATGCAGAGATGACGAAGAAAGATCTCAAGGGTTTGGTGGCGCAGATACTCGCGACTGAAGGGAATGAACAAGCGGCGCTTTTTGCAGACCGTGTTAAGGATTTGGGTTTCCGCGCGGTATCACATTCCGGTATTAGTTGGGGCATGGACGACCTTGTTGTGCCACCCGCGAAGAAGGCGACTATCGAGGCAGCGGAGCGACAAATCGCCGAAGTGAAAGAGCAATACCAGATGGGACTCCTCACGAACGAGGAGCGTCGGAACCGGGTTATTGAAATATGGAATGCGACCAAGAATATCATTACTGAATTGGTCCGAGAGTCGATTGATAAAGACGGCCCAGTCTACTCCATGATTTATTCGAAGGCGCGCGGTACTGAGTCGGTTGTCGTGCAGATGACAGGTATGAAAGGACTCATGGCAGGTCCAACCGGAGAGACATTGGAACTCCCGGTGAAGAGCTCCTTCAAGGAAGGTTTCAATGTGCTGGAATACTTCATTTCGACGCACGGCGCGCGAAAGGGTATGGCAGATATTGCGCTTCGTACAGCGACAGCTGGCTATCTGACCCGTCGACTCGTCGATGTGTCGCAAGACGTCATTGTACGCGAGGCGGACTGTGGTGATACCGAAGGAGCAACACTCTATCGCGAAGACAGCGATGGTGTCGGCGTTTCCTTCGCCTCTCGTGTTGAGGGTCGTGTGTCGCTCGAGCAAATCAAAACTGAAGCAGGAAAGAT
Proteins encoded:
- the tgt gene encoding tRNA guanosine(34) transglycosylase Tgt, producing MDSHFEILQTDGSERRGQIYTAHGVLETPFFMPDATRATVRGIEPGAIVDSGIEALVVNTYHLLLRPGSEHISRLGGVHEFMRWNAPILSDSGGYQVYSLIHRHPECGSVSEEGALFRSPIDGSKHLLTPERAIDIQFDLGVDMMVCLDDPRPNDASNAEATLAVERTLRWADRCKVRYEERLAQEKEEGDKKQRPLLFSVVQGGMDMTLRRHCAEALAAIGFDGYGFGARHLDMEGNFLEDVLRETAACIPVSALRFALGIGTPRDIVRSHALGWDMFDCVIPTREGRHGRAFLRHAECDIRDESFYEVANVTSERFRDDATVLDEACDCLACAGGFSRAYIRHLFATGEVLGSRLLSLHNLRFYATLMDELRGRDVKAGKVAS
- a CDS encoding DNA-directed RNA polymerase subunit beta, yielding MVSLPNLIDVLTSSYTWFWDKGFKELLEEVNPIRDFTNKDLELRLGEYYLDEPKYDEVTAKAKNISYEAPLRAKATLTFKKTGEVKDQEIYLGEFPIMTDRGTFIINGVERVVVSQLIRSPGAFFTMNYQKGKKLFGAKIIPNRGAWLELETDLDGVISAKIDRKRKVPVTALLKAFGCGNDATLRELFAGTDTGETHYIEETLSKDPTRTQGEGYKEVYKRLRPGDLATEENAKQMIDSMFFNYERYDFGSVGRYRLNQRLETNREDLEANRVLNVDDLVLIIREIIRLNNDPEARPDDIDHLGNRRVRAVGELIQNKLRVGLYRMVRNIKDRMSTCDVETVIPGQLINPRPVAAAVKEFFSSSQLSQFMDQVNPLAELEHKRRLSAMGPGGLTRERASFEVRDVHSSHYGRICPVETPEGPNIGLVGHMATYARVNEYGFLETPYLRIQKDVSVENPKELEGRILNESIAGSEVGTLIDEALAGKIAKERKTGTIRVKPFITLTIDYLNAIVEDRKIIAHAGIDTDEKNNIIEPLVEARVNGHPEMIETERIDYVDVSVKQCISVATSLIPFLEHDDANRALMGSNMQRQAVSCVVPDAPLVGTGIEDKAAADSGQVILARQDGEVIEVDASHVVVREEAPVGSKKAHFDRSYTLKSFAKSNNFTSMNQVPRVVKGQSLKQGDLIADGASTDRGELALGQNVVVAFVPWQGYNFEDAIIMSERLLHEDRYSSIHIEDFSLDVRDTKLGPEVVTRDIPNIGEDRLKNLDEQGIIRIGAEVSSGDILVGKISPKGEGDLTAEERLLRVIFGEKSRDVKDSSLYLPHGERGKVVDVKIFSREQGDKLSMGVFQQVQVSVAQLRKVSVGDKFAGRHGNKGVVSRIAPIEDMPYLEDGTPVDMILNPLGVASRMNIGQILETHLGWAAKKLGYTVATPALDGATEIDIKTELRKAGLPENGKVRLRDGKSGEYFDNESTVGVMYVMKLNHLIDDKLHMRSIGPYSLITQQPLGGKAQFGGQRFGEMEVWALEGYGAAHTLQEMLTIKSDDVLGRSKAYESIIKGEPIKSPNIPASFHVLVNELKGLCLNVELVGAKPIVSEEDDHS
- the rpoC gene encoding DNA-directed RNA polymerase subunit beta', which translates into the protein MEETGTTKVSDFESVRLTLASPEQMLEWSSGEVTKPETINYRTQRYELDGLFCEKIFGPSKDWECYCGKYKRVRYKGIVCDKCGVEVTRSVVRRERMGHIKLAAPVSHIWFLRGVPSKIGLALGLSPQEVEKVVYFSSYIVTSVNEEAREQAINQLEREYKSKQGDVREESGTTKHVEEGLDTLKDQYRTAKEDIKSIELFRVLSEVEYFNLSTRFGQMFTAGIGAEAIRKVLEQLDIDQTLERLKEELEANGMNDEKKTLQRLKLFQGFKKAGLKLEWMLPTMIPVIPPDLRPMVALDGGRFATSDLNDLYRRIINRNNRLRRLLSINAPEVITRNEKRMLQEAVDALFDNSARRGQASTAASTGQRRPLRSLADALKGKQGRFRQNLLGKRVDYSGRSVIVVGPQLKLHQAGLPKKMALELFKPFIIHKMIEKEYAHNVRTAGRMVDAETEEAYEILDEIIEHHYVLLNRAPTLHRLSIQAFQPVLIEGKAIRLHPLVCSAFNADFDGDQMAVHVPLTDEARAESANLMLSSKNLLKPASGEPVVTPSLDMVLGIYYLTHIKNGAKGEGKILGSMKEGVYLYDSGLADANARVKLLFNDEIIETSIGRILLNDILPKSLQFVNAEMTKKDLKGLVAQILATEGNEQAALFADRVKDLGFRAVSHSGISWGMDDLVVPPAKKATIEAAERQIAEVKEQYQMGLLTNEERRNRVIEIWNATKNIITELVRESIDKDGPVYSMIYSKARGTESVVVQMTGMKGLMAGPTGETLELPVKSSFKEGFNVLEYFISTHGARKGMADIALRTATAGYLTRRLVDVSQDVIVREADCGDTEGATLYREDSDGVGVSFASRVEGRVSLEQIKTEAGKILVKKGELITKMQAQEIERRELPKVHIRSVVTCRTRRGVCQRCYGVDLGRASLVQEGQAVGIVAAQAIGEPGTQLTMRTFHIGGVAGSDITQGLPRVQEIFEARQPKGEAIISEVDGKVISILSESSKTISIKIETADGEMKEYLVPTGSGIRVEKGDLIAKGQSLIEGSLDLRKLFEVMGREALHRYILREIQEIYASQGEGINDKHIEVIIRQMLSRIRILDSGDADILPGDIVEKDQFEEANEEAVATNGKPAIGEQLLLGITKVALSTESFLSSASFQETARVLINAAVTGRADKLRGLKENVIIGRLIPAGTGFLERRSASVSASPAVSPEA